Proteins from a single region of Capsicum annuum cultivar UCD-10X-F1 unplaced genomic scaffold, UCD10Xv1.1 ctg1184, whole genome shotgun sequence:
- the LOC124890096 gene encoding BRAP2 RING ZnF UBP domain-containing protein 1-like isoform X1 has protein sequence MEEYINPRIPNIKQFPKSTMFTLQIHTVDSPQPLPTTTTIATTSSAAHGPNPNNSSNKSSLNLSELRGIAHLFRHLPSSSTSTATTISNPISRTTTVFIVAVPNYLSPDDFLLFCGTHLADFSHVMFLKNDGVEHSYSVLINLVSQLAADGFYCSFNGKRFKPTEAEVCHIYFIQSVEYAESAYIASTPPVGYTELPTCPVCLERLDQDTSGIQSTLCDHSFQCSCVSKWTYLACQVCRLCQQQDEKPACSECGTVKNLCVCLICGFVGCGRYEKKHAIKHWTDAAHHYSLELETQQIWDYVGDKYVHRLNQSKGDSKLVTVNSRCTAADGECTTCVHDEDSSFSGALFSSKVDSIVDEYNDLLASQLETQRQHYESLLAEAKSGKESSISRAVEKAVFSKMNDLQAKVEMYTEEMKSIAERNQVLLKNQELLQTKYKEAEERERLLLKLKDDNILDLKEQIRDLKVYVEAQKKLSNMGISDGKGGTVLSVESNKQSSSNSRRRTKPGRKRN, from the exons AACAACAGTAGCAATAAAAGTAGCCTGAATCTATCGGAACTTAGAGGAATCGCCCATCTCTTCCGCCACCTTCCGTCGTCTTCCACTTCCACTGCCACCACTATTTCCAACCCTATTTCCCGTACAACCACCGTCTTCATTGTTGCCGTTCCAAATTACCTATCGCCCGATGATTTCCTACTCTTCTGTGGGACTCATCTTGCCGATTTCTCACATGTCATGTTCCTCAA GAATGACGGAGTAGAACATAGTTACAGTgtgttgatcaatcttgttagtCAATTGGCTGCCGATGGGTTTTACTGTAGCTTCAATGGCAAAAGGTTTAAGCCTACTGAG GCTGAGGTTTGCCATATATACTTTATTCAATCAGTGGAGTACGCAGAGTCAGCCTATATTGCAAGTACCCCTCCTGTTGGTTATACTGAATTGCCAACATGTCCAGTATGTCTTG AAAGATTGGACCAAGATACAAGTGGAATACAGAGTACACTTTGTGACCATTCCTTTCAGTGCTCTTGTGTCTCGAAGTGGACCTATTTGGCTTGCCAA GTGTGTCGACTTTGTCAGCAGCAAGATGAGAAGCCTGCTTGTTCAGAGTGTGGAACAGTGAAGAATCTTTGCGTTTGTCTGATTTGTGGTTTCGTAGGGTGTGGAAG ATATGAGAAAAAGCATGCAATAAAACATTGGACTGATGCAGCGCATCACTATTCACTTGAATTGGAAACCCAACAAATCTGGGATTATGTAGGGGACAAGTATGTCCACCGATTGAATCAATCGAAAGGTGATAGCAAGTTGGTTACTGTTAATTCTCGTTGTACTGCAGCTGATGGAGAATGTACTACTTGTGTGCATGATGAGGATTCAAGTTTTAGTGGTGCCCTTTTTAGCAGCAAAGTTGATTCG ATTGTTGATGAGTACAACGATCTTCTTGCTAGTCAACTGGAGACTCAGAGACAA CATTATGAATCTCTACTAGCTGAGGCAAAAAGTGGAAAAGAGAGCTCAATATCCAGAGCAGTGGAGAAGGCGGTTTTCTCTAAGATGAATGACTTGCAGGCTAAGGTAGAAATGTATACCGAGGAGATGAAGTCCATTGCAGAG AGGAATCAAGTGCTTCTGAAAAACCAAGAGCTTTTGCAGACAAAGTATAAAGAAGCAGAAGAAAG GGAAAGGTTATTACTCAAGTTGAAGGATGATAACATACTGGACCTCAAGGAACAG ATACGAGACTTAAAAGTTTATGTTGAAGCCCAGAAAAAACTTTCAAATATGGGAATTTCAGATGGGAAGGGAGGGACAGTTCTATCTGTAGAATCCAACAAGCAATCTTCCAGCAATTCTCGAAGGCGAACGAAGCCAGGTCGAAAACGGAACTAG
- the LOC124890096 gene encoding BRAP2 RING ZnF UBP domain-containing protein 1-like isoform X2, giving the protein MFTLQIHIVDSPQPLLTTTIATTSFAAHGPNPNNNLISGNDSQNLLELRGIAHLFRHLLSSSYATTIANPIFRTTTVFIVAAPNYLYPNEFLLFCGADLVDFSHVMFLKNDGVEHSYSVLINLVSQLAADGFYCSFNGKRFKPTEAEVCHIYFIQSVEYAESAYIASTPPVGYTELPTCPVCLERLDQDTSGIQSTLCDHSFQCSCVSKWTYLACQVCRLCQQQDEKPACSECGTVKNLCVCLICGFVGCGRYEKKHAIKHWTDAAHHYSLELETQQIWDYVGDKYVHRLNQSKGDSKLVTVNSRCTAADGECTTCVHDEDSSFSGALFSSKVDSIVDEYNDLLASQLETQRQHYESLLAEAKSGKESSISRAVEKAVFSKMNDLQAKVEMYTEEMKSIAERNQVLLKNQELLQTKYKEAEERERLLLKLKDDNILDLKEQIRDLKVYVEAQKKLSNMGISDGKGGTVLSVESNKQSSSNSRRRTKPGRKRN; this is encoded by the exons ATGTTCACCCTCCAAATTCACATCGTCGACTCTCCCCAACCTCTTCTAACCACCACCATTGCCACCACTTCCTTCGCCGCACACGGACCAAACCCTAACAATAACCTTATAAGTGGCAACGACAGCCAAAATCTATTGGAACTCAGAGGGATCGCACATCTCTTTCGGCACCTCCTCTCTTCTTCTTATGCCACCACTATTGCCAACCCTATTTTCCGCACCACCACCGTCTTCATTGTTGCTGCCCCAAATTACCTCTACCCAAATGAATTCCTTCTTTTTTGTGGGGCCGATCTTGTTGATTTCTCACATGTCATGTTCCTCaa GAATGACGGAGTAGAACATAGTTACAGTgtgttgatcaatcttgttagtCAATTGGCTGCCGATGGGTTTTACTGTAGCTTCAATGGCAAAAGGTTTAAGCCTACTGAG GCTGAGGTTTGCCATATATACTTTATTCAATCAGTGGAGTACGCAGAGTCAGCCTATATTGCAAGTACCCCTCCTGTTGGTTATACTGAATTGCCAACATGTCCAGTATGTCTTG AAAGATTGGACCAAGATACAAGTGGAATACAGAGTACACTTTGTGACCATTCCTTTCAGTGCTCTTGTGTCTCGAAGTGGACCTATTTGGCTTGCCAA GTGTGTCGACTTTGTCAGCAGCAAGATGAGAAGCCTGCTTGTTCAGAGTGTGGAACAGTGAAGAATCTTTGCGTTTGTCTGATTTGTGGTTTCGTAGGGTGTGGAAG ATATGAGAAAAAGCATGCAATAAAACATTGGACTGATGCAGCGCATCACTATTCACTTGAATTGGAAACCCAACAAATCTGGGATTATGTAGGGGACAAGTATGTCCACCGATTGAATCAATCGAAAGGTGATAGCAAGTTGGTTACTGTTAATTCTCGTTGTACTGCAGCTGATGGAGAATGTACTACTTGTGTGCATGATGAGGATTCAAGTTTTAGTGGTGCCCTTTTTAGCAGCAAAGTTGATTCG ATTGTTGATGAGTACAACGATCTTCTTGCTAGTCAACTGGAGACTCAGAGACAA CATTATGAATCTCTACTAGCTGAGGCAAAAAGTGGAAAAGAGAGCTCAATATCCAGAGCAGTGGAGAAGGCGGTTTTCTCTAAGATGAATGACTTGCAGGCTAAGGTAGAAATGTATACCGAGGAGATGAAGTCCATTGCAGAG AGGAATCAAGTGCTTCTGAAAAACCAAGAGCTTTTGCAGACAAAGTATAAAGAAGCAGAAGAAAG GGAAAGGTTATTACTCAAGTTGAAGGATGATAACATACTGGACCTCAAGGAACAG ATACGAGACTTAAAAGTTTATGTTGAAGCCCAGAAAAAACTTTCAAATATGGGAATTTCAGATGGGAAGGGAGGGACAGTTCTATCTGTAGAATCCAACAAGCAATCTTCCAGCAATTCTCGAAGGCGAACGAAGCCAGGTCGAAAACGGAACTAG